TTATTATTTCCACTAAAGTAGGAAGTCCATTCGCCGATGTTATATGCAACGCATCACTGTTCTTTTGAATATTGGGCAAACCTAATCCAGCTCCAAAACCAAATTCCCGAACTAAATCATCGGCAGTGGAAAAACCGGGTATCATTGCCTGTTCAATATCTCCGATTCCAGGCCCATTATCCGGAAATTGCATATATATCAGGTTGTCATATACATTACTGATCATTTTCCCGCCTTTTGAATGAGCGGCAACATTTATTTCGGCTTCATAACTGGCAACGGCAATCCTTCTTAAAATCTCTGAATTAACTCCCAATCGTTTTAGTAAAATTTTCAATTCTGAAGAGCCCTTGCCTGCAATATTAAAATCTTTTGCCGGTATATCAACCTTCAAAACAACATCCGGTTCTCTTTTATGAGTAAAGAAATCCTTTACTCTTTCTTCAAAACCGGTATTGATATACCAGTATTCTCCTTTTTCAAATTCTGCAGCTGCGGAGTCCTGCATTATATAAAATCCCGCTGGAACGGTATAAAGTCATCTTAGTTGCTATAAGAGGTAGTCCGCGCTCTTGTGCCATATCTATAACATCTTGCATTGGCTTTTTCCCGCGCACAAAAACAATTCCAATCAAATCAATCATATCGGCAAGCCGAATTACTTGATTGTTTGTCAACCCGGTTAACAATAATGTTGGTTCTTTCGTGCACATCAGAATATCGGATATTAAATCTGAAGAAAAAGCACAAGGAACTTCTGTATTTAAATCGGCTCCTTCATTAAGGACTTCTGCATCCAGAAGTTCAACAATATTATGTAAAGTCATTTATCTTTTCCTTAGGTTTTTTTTGTAAATTCATTATATATGGATAGTGGAAATAAGTCAAGAGAAAAGAAAATTGTAAAAATCGAGATTTCGCTCAGTAGAATTCTGGAGAAGAGTAGTTATTATGCTTCATTTCAAGCATATACGGTAACTTATGTCAAATTGAACGAGGATGTAACAGTTAGCTAACATCTTGCTCCATTCTCATTATCTTGTCTGCACTTAATTTCTTGCAGTCAGCAGCTAATTTTTATTTCTATTCGGGGAGTTTGCTTTTGGGGATAATTTGACTATATTGTAAAATAGAACATATTCTTGAGGAGTTTTAAAAATGAAGCTACAATATCTTGGGCATTCTGCCTTTCTTTTTACCGATAGCCAACAATGTAACATTCTGATCGATCCTTTTCTGAACGGTAATCCTTTGGCGCCTATTAAAGCTAATCAGATAAGAGCAGATTATATTATTTTAACTCATGGCCATAGTGATCATTTGGGCGATACACTCACAATCGCTGATAAGTATAATACCATTGTTATTTGTGTAGCTGAGCTTGCTTCACAGATATCTC
The Candidatus Cloacimonas sp. genome window above contains:
- a CDS encoding ATP-binding protein; translated protein: MQDSAAAEFEKGEYWYINTGFEERVKDFFTHKREPDVVLKVDIPAKDFNIAGKGSSELKILLKRLGVNSEILRRIAVASYEAEINVAAHSKGGKMISNVYDNLIYMQFPDNGPGIGDIEQAMIPGFSTADDLVREFGFGAGLGLPNIQKNSDALHITSANGLPTLVEII
- a CDS encoding DRTGG domain-containing protein: MTLHNIVELLDAEVLNEGADLNTEVPCAFSSDLISDILMCTKEPTLLLTGLTNNQVIRLADMIDLIGIVFVRGKKPMQDVIDMAQERGLPLIATKMTLYRSSGILYNAGLRSCRI